The Pyrobaculum sp. 3827-6 genome has a segment encoding these proteins:
- a CDS encoding HepT-like ribonuclease domain-containing protein — protein MKKMIRFRNIVVHQYGAIDVEKVEKILASRGYREELRILTTLHTKLKERGPQIRSDVCEMLAMRHTESAERLLLAYVCVPGAACLYISVLANLVNFNIELWHARLLPWLG, from the coding sequence ATGAAAAAGATGATAAGGTTTAGAAACATAGTAGTGCATCAGTACGGAGCCATAGACGTGGAAAAGGTCGAGAAAATCCTGGCCTCACGCGGCTACCGAGAGGAGCTGAGAATACTCACCACGCTCCACACCAAGCTGAAGGAGAGGGGGCCGCAGATCCGTAGCGACGTCTGTGAGATGCTTGCAATGCGCCACACGGAGTCTGCAGAACGGCTACTTCTAGCCTATGTCTGCGTCCCGGGGGCCGCCTGTTTGTATATAAGCGTATTGGCTAATCTGGTTAACTTCAATATTGAACTGTGGCACGCGCGTCTTCTTCCATGGTTAGGGTGA